Proteins encoded within one genomic window of Nitrospirota bacterium:
- a CDS encoding glycosyltransferase, which produces MIQLSNYSGIAPKGDLISLYRLSERLSNKSFLHINSTKSGGGVAEILQRMIPLLNELGINARWEVIGGDERFFDITKKIHNALQGNPERITEDMWQYHYEVNRRNAEKISLDADAVLIHDPQPAPLIEFKKDGIWMWRCHIDVSNPIIYIWRNLKHYIRRYDASIFSVARFARALQIDEFIITPSIDPLSEKNMELTGREINEVIEKFQIPIDKPIILQVSRFDRFKDPVGVIEAYRLVKKYNDCRLILAGSSATDDPEGELVLNEVKEYAADDPDIRILLLPPFSDKDINALQRVATVVLQKSLKEGFGLTVSEAMWKGKPVIGGATGGIPLQIVHGVTGFLVHSVEGAAFRIRQLLNNPEMAKRMGESAREYVRNNFLITRQIRDYLSVWYSIENKGKSVLEL; this is translated from the coding sequence GTCAGAAAGACTGTCTAATAAAAGTTTCCTCCATATAAACTCAACAAAGTCAGGCGGCGGTGTTGCCGAGATACTTCAAAGGATGATACCCCTTTTGAATGAACTCGGAATTAATGCAAGATGGGAAGTTATAGGGGGCGATGAAAGATTTTTTGATATAACAAAGAAGATTCACAATGCCCTTCAGGGCAACCCGGAAAGAATCACAGAAGACATGTGGCAGTATCATTATGAGGTCAACAGGAGAAATGCAGAAAAGATTAGCCTCGATGCAGATGCTGTCCTTATTCATGACCCTCAGCCTGCTCCACTTATTGAATTCAAAAAAGATGGAATATGGATGTGGCGATGCCATATAGATGTATCAAACCCTATAATTTATATATGGAGGAATCTAAAACACTACATCAGGAGATATGATGCCTCTATTTTTTCTGTTGCCAGATTTGCAAGGGCCTTGCAAATAGATGAATTCATAATTACTCCATCCATAGACCCTCTTAGTGAAAAGAATATGGAATTAACGGGGCGAGAGATAAATGAGGTGATTGAGAAATTCCAAATACCTATCGATAAACCAATAATCCTTCAGGTATCGAGGTTTGACAGATTCAAGGATCCCGTAGGCGTGATTGAAGCATACAGACTTGTGAAGAAATACAATGATTGCAGACTCATCCTCGCTGGAAGCTCGGCAACAGACGACCCTGAAGGAGAGTTAGTCTTAAATGAGGTGAAGGAGTATGCAGCCGATGACCCTGATATACGCATACTTTTATTGCCGCCTTTCAGCGACAAAGATATTAATGCCCTTCAAAGGGTGGCAACTGTTGTTTTACAGAAGTCTTTGAAAGAGGGCTTTGGCCTTACAGTATCTGAGGCCATGTGGAAGGGAAAGCCTGTAATAGGCGGTGCCACAGGCGGAATCCCACTTCAGATAGTGCATGGTGTTACAGGCTTTCTTGTCCATTCAGTGGAAGGTGCTGCATTCAGGATAAGGCAGCTTCTGAATAATCCAGAAATGGCGAAGAGAATGGGCGAGAGTGCCAGGGAGTATGTGAGAAATAATTTTCTCATAACAAGGCAGATAAGGGATTATCTATCAGTATGGTATTCAATCGAGAATAAAGGGAAGAGCGTTCTGGAATTGTAA
- a CDS encoding bifunctional alpha,alpha-trehalose-phosphate synthase (UDP-forming)/trehalose-phosphatase: MPDVVKTFIKENFSKKTLIIVSNREPYIHKKTGLSIKVEKPTGGLTSAMDDVLKTTGGIWVAWGSGSGDRDTVDGKNRLIIPPENPSYTLKRVWLSPGEVDNYYHGYSNQVLWPLCHITLDRVYFRKRFWEDYKKANKAFASAILEEVGIDSYRADKESVVWIHDYHLCLVPRLLRESRTNLIIAHFWHIPWPDWSVFRVCPHGNEIIEALLCNDLIGFQIQLFVKNFLDCVRESLDADVDYQNSSVTYNGHTTKLKAFPISIDYERFNFMASSQRSLNIIKTLKNKYNLDQNYIAIGVDRLEYTKALIKRLQAIDLFFDRYQKYRGKFTFIQITVPTRMKEPYISYKKTVEELISKINEKYSAGDWKPIIYIDIKVEHKDLVAYYRMADVAIISSVYDGMNLVAKEYVASQVDEKGVLILSELAGAAEELEGAILVNPYDIEDFSDGIKKALEMSSKEKISRMKNLRRQVEENDIHTWIYSILHEITTVSSMKTQRLNYLFDHLKNIPKDNILIFLDYDGTLTPIVGSPDKAFLSDEIRSLLARLKKRVPVAIISGRALRDIRERVGIKDIIYAGNHGVEIWDGKEKVRSQESGVKSYALKEFLNRLKGALSHINGVIVEDKGITASIHFRMVNAKDVGNLFDTFWKIAGDYEDLFKITPGKKVFEIMPHGIWHKGDAVLWIWKNLGKGRVPIYIGDDTTDEDAFRAIKEKGITVCIGGSLEAEYYLKGQDEVKSFLEWIEAK, encoded by the coding sequence ATGCCTGATGTAGTAAAGACTTTCATAAAAGAGAATTTCTCTAAGAAGACTCTGATAATAGTGTCTAATAGGGAGCCTTATATCCATAAAAAGACAGGACTCAGCATCAAGGTAGAAAAACCAACAGGCGGCCTCACATCAGCAATGGATGATGTCCTGAAGACAACTGGAGGAATATGGGTGGCATGGGGAAGTGGAAGTGGAGACAGGGATACTGTTGATGGGAAAAACCGTCTAATAATTCCTCCTGAAAATCCTTCCTATACTCTAAAGAGAGTCTGGCTCAGCCCGGGTGAAGTCGATAACTACTATCATGGATACTCCAACCAGGTGCTCTGGCCTCTCTGCCATATAACCCTTGACAGGGTATATTTCAGGAAAAGGTTCTGGGAGGATTATAAAAAGGCTAACAAGGCCTTTGCCAGTGCTATTCTTGAAGAGGTCGGAATCGACTCGTACCGAGCTGATAAAGAGTCAGTTGTATGGATTCATGACTACCATTTATGCCTTGTGCCTCGACTGCTGAGAGAGAGCAGAACTAATTTAATAATAGCCCACTTCTGGCATATTCCATGGCCTGACTGGAGTGTTTTCAGGGTATGTCCTCATGGAAATGAGATTATTGAGGCGCTGCTATGCAATGACCTTATAGGCTTCCAGATACAACTCTTTGTCAAAAACTTTCTGGACTGTGTAAGGGAAAGTCTTGATGCAGATGTAGATTACCAGAACTCCAGTGTTACATATAATGGCCATACAACAAAACTAAAGGCATTTCCTATAAGCATAGACTACGAGAGATTCAACTTTATGGCATCATCTCAGAGATCTCTTAACATAATTAAGACGTTAAAAAACAAATACAACCTTGATCAGAATTACATAGCTATAGGTGTGGACAGGCTCGAATATACAAAAGCGCTGATAAAGAGGCTTCAGGCCATTGACCTCTTTTTTGATAGGTATCAGAAATACAGGGGCAAGTTCACCTTTATACAGATTACTGTCCCCACGAGGATGAAGGAACCGTATATCAGTTACAAAAAGACTGTTGAAGAACTCATCTCAAAAATTAATGAAAAATATTCAGCCGGTGACTGGAAACCAATCATTTACATTGACATAAAGGTCGAGCATAAAGACCTTGTTGCTTATTACAGGATGGCTGATGTTGCGATAATAAGTTCTGTTTATGACGGAATGAATCTTGTTGCAAAAGAGTATGTAGCCTCACAGGTCGATGAAAAAGGTGTACTTATTCTCAGTGAACTTGCAGGCGCAGCAGAAGAATTAGAAGGGGCAATACTTGTAAATCCGTATGACATAGAAGATTTTTCAGATGGTATAAAGAAGGCACTGGAGATGTCATCGAAAGAAAAAATAAGCAGGATGAAAAACCTGAGGAGACAGGTAGAAGAAAATGATATTCACACCTGGATATACAGTATCCTCCACGAAATAACTACTGTATCTTCCATGAAGACTCAGCGCCTTAACTATCTCTTTGACCACTTAAAGAATATACCAAAAGACAATATTTTAATTTTTCTCGATTACGACGGCACGCTAACTCCGATTGTCGGGTCCCCTGATAAGGCTTTTCTCTCAGATGAAATTCGTTCTCTTCTCGCGAGACTAAAGAAACGTGTGCCAGTAGCCATTATAAGTGGCAGAGCATTGAGGGATATAAGAGAAAGGGTTGGAATTAAAGATATAATCTATGCAGGTAATCACGGTGTAGAGATATGGGATGGCAAGGAAAAAGTCAGGAGTCAAGAGTCGGGAGTCAAGAGTTATGCATTGAAAGAATTCCTGAATAGATTAAAAGGCGCATTATCGCATATAAATGGCGTGATAGTTGAAGACAAAGGCATTACTGCGAGTATACATTTCAGGATGGTAAATGCGAAGGATGTTGGGAATCTGTTTGACACCTTCTGGAAGATAGCAGGAGACTATGAAGACCTGTTCAAGATAACACCCGGCAAAAAGGTTTTTGAGATAATGCCCCATGGGATATGGCATAAAGGTGATGCAGTTTTATGGATATGGAAAAATCTCGGCAAAGGTAGAGTCCCCATCTACATCGGTGACGATACCACAGATGAAGATGCCTTCAGGGCGATAAAGGAAAAGGGGATAACCGTTTGTATCGGTGGAAGCCTTGAGGCAGAATACTATTTGAAGGGCCAGGACGAAGTAAAAAGTTTTCTTGAATGGATCGAGGCAAAATAG